In Harmonia axyridis chromosome 6, icHarAxyr1.1, whole genome shotgun sequence, a single window of DNA contains:
- the LOC123683302 gene encoding uncharacterized protein LOC123683302 isoform X5, whose amino-acid sequence MFDVCCLWCSRVKDNDNSIQEDEEEARVQLAMSDDCKNTKKITGYLERRGKLKLMNSWKRYWYVLEGHLLLYYGSKEEYDALSPCKGSLTLGPTCSVKPYSSTTHKFQITTRSGNVVTLRAESILEQNKWMQAICTTLNENQKVDISPTKLCHFRYSTESVDLLVNTAEQPKLNTTPTDVDTPPSDATLEKEDTHLLERLQRLGARSYAEDIVTNHQMIVNKRPKLKKLELNEKVPKKKEGPLHSPKVLQYSPNVPKISEEPTESTGEEIVLEDEDYCVCLLDKTEDSNPPKKIPLNQPRSISFSIAREVFNRNSNSSAHISKAKFKRNSESSVQEKDKKPIKELENLTEKIQQFRENLDNIILAKSNNKDELSTDFEAKVPEDVPYQRAEEEKPLIGPRSSNLVTEEHNMTEDPHSGQNSDNKMQEEKQPSRISLIGSYYSSDNDNTDTENPQSYQDFRENELYAIPNENRVDTSSRQTKSRQQSLELHFPPPPVEAYESIPDLIDVVKNHQEVREDDFIWQNEIYEPLDRQDLQYAEAIFPDTSKAYSKVGKVDKVLGKKKVDTYDNLYEEVDDEFTFVRSPTRKEFEQRNTYVEIDDTRTKLEKQDQVGVEIDNDIYGQTTKDIHRDPQTPKVEKTNIKFFKTKHAEDETEVDNDLYAVPSEIFHKNNSIDTNNKDLQMENDLYSTVETNEEEVQYDNELYAECERRPLFSRTNSRSDKLEPPKQENLSKNKNHHDEMVQVDNDLYEAVSVKNDIYAEPIINARTSDTELLYDEPKLEGGSIQGNTQGNVEMPLYEDPDELITRPQKSEDKLTKKKKLRKAKSEEIKKHDNFLQRMLKQATRKSSEKSDKNAEEETLAQLAGIKDLLEKKKKEIMEGMVGLRPRHRRIQSDTDAQLRYVDKSRIPPAHDHIDNEVSCRCNPLFR is encoded by the exons ATGTTCGACGTTTGTTGTTTGTGGTGTTCGAGAGTAAAGGACAATGATAACAGTATACAGGAAGATGAAGAAGAGGCCAGGGTTCAG CTTGCTATGTCTGATGACTGCAAAAACACCAAAAAAATCACAGGATACCTAGAGAGACGAGGAAAACTG AAGTTGATGAATTCATGGAAGAGATACTGGTACGTCCTAGAAGGTCATCTACTTCTTTACTATGGTTCTAAAGAGGAATACGATGCTCTATCTCCCTGCAAAGGCTCCCTCACTTTGGGACCTACCTGCAGCGTTAAACCTTACTCCTCTACAACTCACAAGTTTCAGATTACTACCAGATCAGGAAATGTTGTAACCTTA AGAGCTGAGTCCATTTTAGAACAGAACAAATGGATGCAAGCAATCTGCACAACACTGAACGAGAACCAAAAGGTTGACATAAGTCCTACAAAACTGTGTCATTTTAGGTATTCCACTGAAAGCGTCGACTTGTTGGTGAACACTGCGGAACAACCTAAG CTTAACACAACACCGACTGATGTAGATACTCCACCATCTGATGCAACGTTGGAAAAGGAAGACACACACCTTCTTGAGAGACTCCAGAGGTTGGGAGCAAGGTCCTACGCTGAGGACATCGTCACTAACCATCAGATGATAGTGAACAAAAGACCAAAACTCAAAAAACTCGAACTGAACGAAAAAGTTCCGAAGAAGAAGGAAGGACCACTCCATTCTCCAAAAGTATTGCAATATTCACCAAATGTTCCTAAAATAAGCGAAGAACCCACAGAGTCTACAGGGGAAGAAATCGTTCTCGAAGATGAAGATTACTGCGTCTGTCTTCTTGATAAAACTGAAGACAGTAACCCTCCCAAAAAGATCCCACTTAACCAACCACGAAGTATTAGTTTCTCAATAGCCAGAGAGGTGTTCAACAGGAATTCTAACAGTTCTGCTCATATCTCGAAAGCGAAATTCAAACGAAACTCTGAAAGTAGCGTACAAGAGAAGGACAAAAAACCTATTAAGGAACTAGAGAATTTGACTGAAAAGATACAACAATTCCGAGAAAATTTAGATAATATTATTCTTGCAAAATCCAATAACAAGGATGAGCTTTCAActgattttgaagcgaaagtaCCAGAAGATGTACCTTATCAACGCGCTGAAGAAGAAAAACCACTTATTGGGCCAAGATCTTCAAATTTAGTTACCGAAGAGCATAACATGACTGAGGATCCTCATTCAGGACAAAATAGCGATAATAAAATGCAAGAAGAAAAACAACCAAGTCGAATATCTTTGATTGGCTCGTATTATAGTAGTGACAATGATAACACGGATACAGAAAACCCCCAAAGCTATCAAGATTTTCGAGAAAACGAGCTTTACGCAATACCAAACGAAAACAGAGTTGACACATCTTCCAGACAAACCAAAAGCCGCCAACAAAGTCTAGAATTGCATTTTCCACCACCTCCAGTTGAAGCTTACGAGAGTATACCCGATCTTATTGATGTTGTGAAGAACCATCAAGAAGTTAGGGAAGACGATTTCATTTGGCAGAATGAAATTTACGAGCCCCTTGATAGGCAAGATCTGCAGTACGCTGAGGCAATCTTTCCTGATACATCTAAAGCATATTCAAAGGTTGGCAAAGTAGACAAAGTGCTTGGGAAGAAAAAAGTTGATACATATGATAATTTGTACGAAGAAGTTGATGACGAATTCACATTTGTAAGGTCTCCTACGAGAAAAGAATTCGAACAGCGGAATACGTATGTAGAGATAGATGACACTCGaacaaaattggaaaaacaaGATCAAGTTGGAGTAGAAATTGACAACGATATATACGGGCAAACTACCAAAGATATACATCGAGATCCACAAACGCCGAAAGTTGAAAAAACGAatatcaaattcttcaaaacgaAACATGCAGAAGATGAAACAGAGGTAGACAATGATCTGTACGCAGTACCTAGTGAGATATTCCATAAAAACAACTCCATAGATACCAACAACAAAGATCTGCAAATGGAAAATGATTTATATTCAACAGTTGAAACGAACGAAGAGGAAGTCCAATATGATAACGAATTGTACGCAGAATGCGAAAGAAGGCCTCTTTTTTCCAGGACTAACTCAAGAAGTGACAAGTTAGAGCCCCCCAAGCAGGAGAACTTGTCGAAGAATAAAAACCACCACGATGAGATGGTACAAGTAGACAACGATTTATACGAAGCAGTTTCTGTAAAAAATGACATTTATGCCGAGCCTATAATCAATGCAAGAACTAGTGACACTGAATTGCTATACGATGAGCCAAAATTAGAGGGTGGTTCCATTCAAGGAAATACCCAAGGTAATGTCGAAATGCCCCTCTACGAAGACCCAGATGAGTTGATAACGAGACCACAGAAGTCGGAGGACAAgttgacgaagaagaagaaacttcGGAAGGCGAAGTCGGAGGAGATCAAGAAACATGACAATTTCTTACAGAGAATGTTGAAACAGGCCACGAGGAAGAGCAGCGAAAAGAGCGACAAGAATGCAGAAGAGGAGACACTAGCTCAACTGGCCGGTATAAAAGATCTActggagaagaagaagaaggaaattATG GAAGGGATGGTGGGCCTAAGGCCACGTCATAGGAGAATACAGTCAGATACCGATGCACAACTCAGATATGTTGATAAGA GTAGAATACCTCCAGCTCATGACCatattgataatgaagtttCTTGCAGATGCAACCCCCTCTTCCGTTGA
- the LOC123683302 gene encoding uncharacterized protein LOC123683302 isoform X2, protein MFDVCCLWCSRVKDNDNSIQEDEEEARVQLAMSDDCKNTKKITGYLERRGKLLMNSWKRYWYVLEGHLLLYYGSKEEYDALSPCKGSLTLGPTCSVKPYSSTTHKFQITTRSGNVVTLRAESILEQNKWMQAICTTLNENQKVDISPTKLCHFRYSTESVDLLVNTAEQPKLNTTPTDVDTPPSDATLEKEDTHLLERLQRLGARSYAEDIVTNHQMIVNKRPKLKKLELNEKVPKKKEGPLHSPKVLQYSPNVPKISEEPTESTGEEIVLEDEDYCVCLLDKTEDSNPPKKIPLNQPRSISFSIAREVFNRNSNSSAHISKAKFKRNSESSVQEKDKKPIKELENLTEKIQQFRENLDNIILAKSNNKDELSTDFEAKVPEDVPYQRAEEEKPLIGPRSSNLVTEEHNMTEDPHSGQNSDNKMQEEKQPSRISLIGSYYSSDNDNTDTENPQSYQDFRENELYAIPNENRVDTSSRQTKSRQQSLELHFPPPPVEAYESIPDLIDVVKNHQEVREDDFIWQNEIYEPLDRQDLQYAEAIFPDTSKAYSKVGKVDKVLGKKKVDTYDNLYEEVDDEFTFVRSPTRKEFEQRNTYVEIDDTRTKLEKQDQVGVEIDNDIYGQTTKDIHRDPQTPKVEKTNIKFFKTKHAEDETEVDNDLYAVPSEIFHKNNSIDTNNKDLQMENDLYSTVETNEEEVQYDNELYAECERRPLFSRTNSRSDKLEPPKQENLSKNKNHHDEMVQVDNDLYEAVSVKNDIYAEPIINARTSDTELLYDEPKLEGGSIQGNTQGNVEMPLYEDPDELITRPQKSEDKLTKKKKLRKAKSEEIKKHDNFLQRMLKQATRKSSEKSDKNAEEETLAQLAGIKDLLEKKKKEIMEGMVGLRPRHRRIQSDTDAQLRYVDKNATPSSVDLNEEYSTVRDNIKDDNEVIYSEVARSSKELKDLIQDLLERTKKDNQGV, encoded by the exons ATGTTCGACGTTTGTTGTTTGTGGTGTTCGAGAGTAAAGGACAATGATAACAGTATACAGGAAGATGAAGAAGAGGCCAGGGTTCAG CTTGCTATGTCTGATGACTGCAAAAACACCAAAAAAATCACAGGATACCTAGAGAGACGAGGAAAACTG TTGATGAATTCATGGAAGAGATACTGGTACGTCCTAGAAGGTCATCTACTTCTTTACTATGGTTCTAAAGAGGAATACGATGCTCTATCTCCCTGCAAAGGCTCCCTCACTTTGGGACCTACCTGCAGCGTTAAACCTTACTCCTCTACAACTCACAAGTTTCAGATTACTACCAGATCAGGAAATGTTGTAACCTTA AGAGCTGAGTCCATTTTAGAACAGAACAAATGGATGCAAGCAATCTGCACAACACTGAACGAGAACCAAAAGGTTGACATAAGTCCTACAAAACTGTGTCATTTTAGGTATTCCACTGAAAGCGTCGACTTGTTGGTGAACACTGCGGAACAACCTAAG CTTAACACAACACCGACTGATGTAGATACTCCACCATCTGATGCAACGTTGGAAAAGGAAGACACACACCTTCTTGAGAGACTCCAGAGGTTGGGAGCAAGGTCCTACGCTGAGGACATCGTCACTAACCATCAGATGATAGTGAACAAAAGACCAAAACTCAAAAAACTCGAACTGAACGAAAAAGTTCCGAAGAAGAAGGAAGGACCACTCCATTCTCCAAAAGTATTGCAATATTCACCAAATGTTCCTAAAATAAGCGAAGAACCCACAGAGTCTACAGGGGAAGAAATCGTTCTCGAAGATGAAGATTACTGCGTCTGTCTTCTTGATAAAACTGAAGACAGTAACCCTCCCAAAAAGATCCCACTTAACCAACCACGAAGTATTAGTTTCTCAATAGCCAGAGAGGTGTTCAACAGGAATTCTAACAGTTCTGCTCATATCTCGAAAGCGAAATTCAAACGAAACTCTGAAAGTAGCGTACAAGAGAAGGACAAAAAACCTATTAAGGAACTAGAGAATTTGACTGAAAAGATACAACAATTCCGAGAAAATTTAGATAATATTATTCTTGCAAAATCCAATAACAAGGATGAGCTTTCAActgattttgaagcgaaagtaCCAGAAGATGTACCTTATCAACGCGCTGAAGAAGAAAAACCACTTATTGGGCCAAGATCTTCAAATTTAGTTACCGAAGAGCATAACATGACTGAGGATCCTCATTCAGGACAAAATAGCGATAATAAAATGCAAGAAGAAAAACAACCAAGTCGAATATCTTTGATTGGCTCGTATTATAGTAGTGACAATGATAACACGGATACAGAAAACCCCCAAAGCTATCAAGATTTTCGAGAAAACGAGCTTTACGCAATACCAAACGAAAACAGAGTTGACACATCTTCCAGACAAACCAAAAGCCGCCAACAAAGTCTAGAATTGCATTTTCCACCACCTCCAGTTGAAGCTTACGAGAGTATACCCGATCTTATTGATGTTGTGAAGAACCATCAAGAAGTTAGGGAAGACGATTTCATTTGGCAGAATGAAATTTACGAGCCCCTTGATAGGCAAGATCTGCAGTACGCTGAGGCAATCTTTCCTGATACATCTAAAGCATATTCAAAGGTTGGCAAAGTAGACAAAGTGCTTGGGAAGAAAAAAGTTGATACATATGATAATTTGTACGAAGAAGTTGATGACGAATTCACATTTGTAAGGTCTCCTACGAGAAAAGAATTCGAACAGCGGAATACGTATGTAGAGATAGATGACACTCGaacaaaattggaaaaacaaGATCAAGTTGGAGTAGAAATTGACAACGATATATACGGGCAAACTACCAAAGATATACATCGAGATCCACAAACGCCGAAAGTTGAAAAAACGAatatcaaattcttcaaaacgaAACATGCAGAAGATGAAACAGAGGTAGACAATGATCTGTACGCAGTACCTAGTGAGATATTCCATAAAAACAACTCCATAGATACCAACAACAAAGATCTGCAAATGGAAAATGATTTATATTCAACAGTTGAAACGAACGAAGAGGAAGTCCAATATGATAACGAATTGTACGCAGAATGCGAAAGAAGGCCTCTTTTTTCCAGGACTAACTCAAGAAGTGACAAGTTAGAGCCCCCCAAGCAGGAGAACTTGTCGAAGAATAAAAACCACCACGATGAGATGGTACAAGTAGACAACGATTTATACGAAGCAGTTTCTGTAAAAAATGACATTTATGCCGAGCCTATAATCAATGCAAGAACTAGTGACACTGAATTGCTATACGATGAGCCAAAATTAGAGGGTGGTTCCATTCAAGGAAATACCCAAGGTAATGTCGAAATGCCCCTCTACGAAGACCCAGATGAGTTGATAACGAGACCACAGAAGTCGGAGGACAAgttgacgaagaagaagaaacttcGGAAGGCGAAGTCGGAGGAGATCAAGAAACATGACAATTTCTTACAGAGAATGTTGAAACAGGCCACGAGGAAGAGCAGCGAAAAGAGCGACAAGAATGCAGAAGAGGAGACACTAGCTCAACTGGCCGGTATAAAAGATCTActggagaagaagaagaaggaaattATG GAAGGGATGGTGGGCCTAAGGCCACGTCATAGGAGAATACAGTCAGATACCGATGCACAACTCAGATATGTTGATAAGA ATGCAACCCCCTCTTCCGTTGATCTCAACGAGGAATACTCAACAGTAAGGGACAATATCAAGGACGACAATGAAGTTATCTACAGTGAAGTTGCAAGAAGTTCCAAGGAATTGAAGGATTTGATCCAGGACCTATTAGAACGCACCAAAAAGGATAACCAGGGAGTGTGA
- the LOC123683302 gene encoding uncharacterized protein LOC123683302 isoform X1 yields the protein MFDVCCLWCSRVKDNDNSIQEDEEEARVQLAMSDDCKNTKKITGYLERRGKLKLMNSWKRYWYVLEGHLLLYYGSKEEYDALSPCKGSLTLGPTCSVKPYSSTTHKFQITTRSGNVVTLRAESILEQNKWMQAICTTLNENQKVDISPTKLCHFRYSTESVDLLVNTAEQPKLNTTPTDVDTPPSDATLEKEDTHLLERLQRLGARSYAEDIVTNHQMIVNKRPKLKKLELNEKVPKKKEGPLHSPKVLQYSPNVPKISEEPTESTGEEIVLEDEDYCVCLLDKTEDSNPPKKIPLNQPRSISFSIAREVFNRNSNSSAHISKAKFKRNSESSVQEKDKKPIKELENLTEKIQQFRENLDNIILAKSNNKDELSTDFEAKVPEDVPYQRAEEEKPLIGPRSSNLVTEEHNMTEDPHSGQNSDNKMQEEKQPSRISLIGSYYSSDNDNTDTENPQSYQDFRENELYAIPNENRVDTSSRQTKSRQQSLELHFPPPPVEAYESIPDLIDVVKNHQEVREDDFIWQNEIYEPLDRQDLQYAEAIFPDTSKAYSKVGKVDKVLGKKKVDTYDNLYEEVDDEFTFVRSPTRKEFEQRNTYVEIDDTRTKLEKQDQVGVEIDNDIYGQTTKDIHRDPQTPKVEKTNIKFFKTKHAEDETEVDNDLYAVPSEIFHKNNSIDTNNKDLQMENDLYSTVETNEEEVQYDNELYAECERRPLFSRTNSRSDKLEPPKQENLSKNKNHHDEMVQVDNDLYEAVSVKNDIYAEPIINARTSDTELLYDEPKLEGGSIQGNTQGNVEMPLYEDPDELITRPQKSEDKLTKKKKLRKAKSEEIKKHDNFLQRMLKQATRKSSEKSDKNAEEETLAQLAGIKDLLEKKKKEIMEGMVGLRPRHRRIQSDTDAQLRYVDKNATPSSVDLNEEYSTVRDNIKDDNEVIYSEVARSSKELKDLIQDLLERTKKDNQGV from the exons ATGTTCGACGTTTGTTGTTTGTGGTGTTCGAGAGTAAAGGACAATGATAACAGTATACAGGAAGATGAAGAAGAGGCCAGGGTTCAG CTTGCTATGTCTGATGACTGCAAAAACACCAAAAAAATCACAGGATACCTAGAGAGACGAGGAAAACTG AAGTTGATGAATTCATGGAAGAGATACTGGTACGTCCTAGAAGGTCATCTACTTCTTTACTATGGTTCTAAAGAGGAATACGATGCTCTATCTCCCTGCAAAGGCTCCCTCACTTTGGGACCTACCTGCAGCGTTAAACCTTACTCCTCTACAACTCACAAGTTTCAGATTACTACCAGATCAGGAAATGTTGTAACCTTA AGAGCTGAGTCCATTTTAGAACAGAACAAATGGATGCAAGCAATCTGCACAACACTGAACGAGAACCAAAAGGTTGACATAAGTCCTACAAAACTGTGTCATTTTAGGTATTCCACTGAAAGCGTCGACTTGTTGGTGAACACTGCGGAACAACCTAAG CTTAACACAACACCGACTGATGTAGATACTCCACCATCTGATGCAACGTTGGAAAAGGAAGACACACACCTTCTTGAGAGACTCCAGAGGTTGGGAGCAAGGTCCTACGCTGAGGACATCGTCACTAACCATCAGATGATAGTGAACAAAAGACCAAAACTCAAAAAACTCGAACTGAACGAAAAAGTTCCGAAGAAGAAGGAAGGACCACTCCATTCTCCAAAAGTATTGCAATATTCACCAAATGTTCCTAAAATAAGCGAAGAACCCACAGAGTCTACAGGGGAAGAAATCGTTCTCGAAGATGAAGATTACTGCGTCTGTCTTCTTGATAAAACTGAAGACAGTAACCCTCCCAAAAAGATCCCACTTAACCAACCACGAAGTATTAGTTTCTCAATAGCCAGAGAGGTGTTCAACAGGAATTCTAACAGTTCTGCTCATATCTCGAAAGCGAAATTCAAACGAAACTCTGAAAGTAGCGTACAAGAGAAGGACAAAAAACCTATTAAGGAACTAGAGAATTTGACTGAAAAGATACAACAATTCCGAGAAAATTTAGATAATATTATTCTTGCAAAATCCAATAACAAGGATGAGCTTTCAActgattttgaagcgaaagtaCCAGAAGATGTACCTTATCAACGCGCTGAAGAAGAAAAACCACTTATTGGGCCAAGATCTTCAAATTTAGTTACCGAAGAGCATAACATGACTGAGGATCCTCATTCAGGACAAAATAGCGATAATAAAATGCAAGAAGAAAAACAACCAAGTCGAATATCTTTGATTGGCTCGTATTATAGTAGTGACAATGATAACACGGATACAGAAAACCCCCAAAGCTATCAAGATTTTCGAGAAAACGAGCTTTACGCAATACCAAACGAAAACAGAGTTGACACATCTTCCAGACAAACCAAAAGCCGCCAACAAAGTCTAGAATTGCATTTTCCACCACCTCCAGTTGAAGCTTACGAGAGTATACCCGATCTTATTGATGTTGTGAAGAACCATCAAGAAGTTAGGGAAGACGATTTCATTTGGCAGAATGAAATTTACGAGCCCCTTGATAGGCAAGATCTGCAGTACGCTGAGGCAATCTTTCCTGATACATCTAAAGCATATTCAAAGGTTGGCAAAGTAGACAAAGTGCTTGGGAAGAAAAAAGTTGATACATATGATAATTTGTACGAAGAAGTTGATGACGAATTCACATTTGTAAGGTCTCCTACGAGAAAAGAATTCGAACAGCGGAATACGTATGTAGAGATAGATGACACTCGaacaaaattggaaaaacaaGATCAAGTTGGAGTAGAAATTGACAACGATATATACGGGCAAACTACCAAAGATATACATCGAGATCCACAAACGCCGAAAGTTGAAAAAACGAatatcaaattcttcaaaacgaAACATGCAGAAGATGAAACAGAGGTAGACAATGATCTGTACGCAGTACCTAGTGAGATATTCCATAAAAACAACTCCATAGATACCAACAACAAAGATCTGCAAATGGAAAATGATTTATATTCAACAGTTGAAACGAACGAAGAGGAAGTCCAATATGATAACGAATTGTACGCAGAATGCGAAAGAAGGCCTCTTTTTTCCAGGACTAACTCAAGAAGTGACAAGTTAGAGCCCCCCAAGCAGGAGAACTTGTCGAAGAATAAAAACCACCACGATGAGATGGTACAAGTAGACAACGATTTATACGAAGCAGTTTCTGTAAAAAATGACATTTATGCCGAGCCTATAATCAATGCAAGAACTAGTGACACTGAATTGCTATACGATGAGCCAAAATTAGAGGGTGGTTCCATTCAAGGAAATACCCAAGGTAATGTCGAAATGCCCCTCTACGAAGACCCAGATGAGTTGATAACGAGACCACAGAAGTCGGAGGACAAgttgacgaagaagaagaaacttcGGAAGGCGAAGTCGGAGGAGATCAAGAAACATGACAATTTCTTACAGAGAATGTTGAAACAGGCCACGAGGAAGAGCAGCGAAAAGAGCGACAAGAATGCAGAAGAGGAGACACTAGCTCAACTGGCCGGTATAAAAGATCTActggagaagaagaagaaggaaattATG GAAGGGATGGTGGGCCTAAGGCCACGTCATAGGAGAATACAGTCAGATACCGATGCACAACTCAGATATGTTGATAAGA ATGCAACCCCCTCTTCCGTTGATCTCAACGAGGAATACTCAACAGTAAGGGACAATATCAAGGACGACAATGAAGTTATCTACAGTGAAGTTGCAAGAAGTTCCAAGGAATTGAAGGATTTGATCCAGGACCTATTAGAACGCACCAAAAAGGATAACCAGGGAGTGTGA